The following nucleotide sequence is from Natronosalvus caseinilyticus.
CGGAGACACACAGCCAAGTCGTCGAACCGGGTTTTACGACGAGCTCGCGCGGGACCGGGCTCGGCCTGACGCTCGTCACGCAGCTAGCCGCGATCTACGACTGGGAGTGGGCGCTCGCTGAGAGTGGAGACGGCGGCGCGCGATTCGAGTTCACCGAGGTCGACCTCGCGTAATCCGTTCCTGAGACTCGCGTAGCCCGTTGCCGAGAGTTGAATCGCGCGTTGCCGAGACTCGAGCAGCCCGCTCTCGAGACCCGAACCGTCCGTAACAGCGCCCGTCGTCACGCGATGTCCCGACTCGTGTCGATCTCGACCCGTTCGGAGAGCTGGAGTTTGATGATCTCCGGGGAGGCACCGCCACCGCGGAACTTCGGAATTGCCAGGTGGTTCTCGATCTCGGTTCCGTCGAGGGAGGTTCGTAAATCGAAGACCGCGTCGGCGACGTGCTCGGTGGTCGGCCGGTTGTCGGGCGGGTTGGGTCGCTTGAGACAGTGGAGGACGGCAATCGAGCCAGTCTCGAGCATGTGGGCCTTGAGGTCGTTGAGAAACTCGAGGTAGTCCTCGCCGTCGGCGCGCTCCAGGACGTCCATCGTGTCGATGATGAGGTTCGCGCCGTCGGGCAGGGCGCTGATGAGGCGGGTTGCCTCCTCGAGGGGGTCGGAATCGGTGACCCGGCGAACGGTGGGACTGCCGACGCGGCTCATCGAGGATTCGATGGCGTGGCGGACGGTGTCGTCGGTTCGCTCCGTCGTCAGGTACAGGGTGCCGCGGGCGGCCGTCAGTTCGTACAGGAGCAGTTCCGACTGGCTGGCGGGACTCGCAGTGTAGGCGACGACACAACCCGGAGGCAATCCGCCGTCTAACTTCCGATCCAGCACGTCGATACCCGTTTCCAGCCGACCAACCATGCGATTGTGACCTCTTGTCCCAGCGCCCGCATAACTCTTTGGCCCGAATCGTCGTTCACTCGGGCGGTTCCGGGCGATTCTTCGCTACGGCGTTGTATTAGCTGCCACCCGAAGCCGAATAATCGGCGGACGCACGTCAGACGGCCCAAAACGTTTATTCGGCCGCGAACTGCTTGTAAGAGACAATGGTCGAACTAGGCGACGTATTCGGGGATCTCTTTTCGGACGTCGATGCAGTCGCACTCTTTGCCCCCAGCGGGTCGTACTACGACCGCCTGGCGGCCGTCGACGACCTCGAGGTGATCGTCGTCGGGACCGAAAACACCGTCAACGCAGAGACGTTCGTCGAACTCCCCCTCGAGTTCCAGGACGTCTCCGAGCGGATCCGGTTCGGACTCGAAGGTGGTCTGGAACAGGGCATCATCGAGGACGGCGACGAACTGGCCTGCGCGACGAGCGTCTTCGGCGACGGCATCGACACCGTCTCGCGGGTCCGGGCGAACATCGACAACCAGTCGGGTATCTACAACCTCTTCGCGAAATCGCGGGCCGACCCCGACGTCATCAAGGCCGTCCTCGAACTGGCAGTCGAACTCGGGAAGAAGGGCCAGAAGGGCAAACCCGTCGGCGCGCTGTTCATCGTCGGCGACGCCGGCAAAGTGATGAACAAGTCCCGGCCGCTCTCGTACAACCCCTTCGAGAAGTCCCACGTCCACGTCGGCGATCCGATCGTGAACGTCATGCTCAAGGAGTTCTCGCGGCTCGACGGCGCGTTCGTCATCTCGGACTCGGGCAAACTCGTCTCAGCGTACCGCTACCTCGAGCCCTCTGCGGAGGGCGTCGACATCCCGAAGGGACTGGGCGCCCGGCACATGGCCGGCGGGGCGATCACGCGAGATACGAACGCGATCGCGATCGTCCTTTCCGAGAGTGACGGGATGGTGCGCGCGTTCAAAGCCGGCGAGATTATTCTGGAGGTCGACCCGGAGGAGTACTGACATGGAGATACAGACGCTCGTCGACGAACCCGTCGTGATAGCGCTGGCCGTGCTGGTCCTCGGCCTCGTCGTCGGGTACGTCGTCGGTCGACTGAACGAGGAACTCCTCCGGGCAGCCGAGGTTCCGGAAGCAGTCGAGGGAACGCCGTTCGAGCGAACCGCTCAGTCGCTCGGTACCTCGACGGTCAAGATCGTCGCTCGACTCAGTTCCTGGTTCATCTACGGCATCGCGCTGTTGACGGCGATTCACATCGCTCAGCTCCTGCCGACGGAGGCATTCTGGCAGACCATCTGGACGTTCGTTCCGCAGGTGTTCGTCGCGGTCCTCGTCGTCCTCGTCGGGTTCGTCGTTGCCGACAAGGCCGAACTGGCCGTCAGCGAGTACCTTCGGGGGGTCAAACTTCCCGAGGTCTCGATCATCCCCAGAGTCGTCAAGTACTCCGTCCTCTTCGTCGCCTTTCTCATCGCGCTCGCCCAGATCAACGTGGCGGTCCTGCCACTCTTGATCCTCCTGACCGTCTACACCACCGGCCTCGTCCTGATCGGCGCGTTTGCGTTCAAGGACTTCCTCGTCTCGAGTGCGGTCGGCATCTACCTGCTGCTCAACCAGCCCTACGGGATCGGCGATCGCGTCGAGATCGGCGACCATGCGGGGATCGTCCAGGAAGTGGACCTCTTCGTGACGAAGATCGAGTCGGACTCGAGGGAACACGTCATCCCGAATCGCGTGGTCTTCGAGGACGGGTTCGTCCGGATCCGGGACTGACGGGGTTCGTTCGTACTGTCGATCTACTCTTACTCTGGCTCTCACTCCCGCTCTCCCTCTCAATCGCACCGGTAGCGCGACTCGAGCACCCGATATCCGACGGCCATGTATCCGACGAGCGTCACGACGAACAGCTCGCCGGAACTCGCGATCGGAAAGATTCGCTCGACGTCCGCCGGTTCTGGATCCGACCCGCGCGAGGGATCGAAGCCTGTCGAGTAGTGGGTATCCGCCGTCGTGCCGCGGGCCGTCGACTCCGAGACAGTCGTTCCGGATCCACCGGACTCGAGTTCGATGAACGTCTGGACGAGACCGCGCTGGTCGGTAACCAGGAGTTTCCCCGAGAGGTCGAAGAACCGGTCGTGGACGGGCCAGAAGAGGTTGACACCGTTGTAGAACGCGTCGAGCAAGACGTGGGCGAACAGCACGGCGACGAGGGTCACCCACCCGACCCGGTAGCCGTAGGCACCCCACCGCGAGCGGACGACCGATTTCTCGCGTTTCCAGTCCCAGTACAGGGCGAGTGCGGGAACCAGGACGATCCAGAGATTGTGGAAGGCAGCGCGATGGGTTCCAGGAACGACGATCCCGAGCAGCGTATCGAGGTCGAGGAGGGCAGTGGCGGCCATGATGAACAGGATCGCTCGCGTGTCGAAGCGATCGGCGAGGAGGGCGACCCCGACCAGGCCCGCCAGCCCGACGTGTACGACGGTCGACGGCATGCTCCCCTCTTGGAGTGACGCGTCTTCAGTGTTCGTCTCCCGGTCGGATGCCGGTAGCTACTTGCCGGGCCCGTGAGAGCCAGAGGTATGGGCGGACGTGGACGTGGACGCGGGCCAAAGCGGGAACTGGCGGAGAAGATCGCGGGAGAGATCACGCTGAGCAACGATCCAGGCGCGACGCTTCGAAAGTGGCGAACGGACTTCGACGTCTCCCAGACCGATCTCGCGGGCGAACTCGAGGTCTCCTCGTCGGTGATCTCGGACTACGAGAGCGGCCGTCGAGAGAGTCCCGGTATCGGCGTCGTCCGGCGACTCGTCGAGGGCCTCCTCGAGATCGACGAGCGTCGCGGCGGCGATCGGATTCGACAGTACGGACGGGTGCTCTCGGCGGGCTTCGACAGCGACGTCATCTATGACCTGCGCGAGTACGCGACGACCTACCCGCTCGAGCACGTCTACGAAACCATCGAGGCGACCGAAATCGCCCCGGGTCACTCCGACCGGATCAGCGGTCACACGGTCATCAACAGCATCGAGGCGATCACGCGCCTCTCGAGCGAGGAGTTCTTTCGCCTCTACGG
It contains:
- a CDS encoding RAD55 family ATPase, producing MVGRLETGIDVLDRKLDGGLPPGCVVAYTASPASQSELLLYELTAARGTLYLTTERTDDTVRHAIESSMSRVGSPTVRRVTDSDPLEEATRLISALPDGANLIIDTMDVLERADGEDYLEFLNDLKAHMLETGSIAVLHCLKRPNPPDNRPTTEHVADAVFDLRTSLDGTEIENHLAIPKFRGGGASPEIIKLQLSERVEIDTSRDIA
- the dacZ gene encoding diadenylate cyclase DacZ, whose product is MVELGDVFGDLFSDVDAVALFAPSGSYYDRLAAVDDLEVIVVGTENTVNAETFVELPLEFQDVSERIRFGLEGGLEQGIIEDGDELACATSVFGDGIDTVSRVRANIDNQSGIYNLFAKSRADPDVIKAVLELAVELGKKGQKGKPVGALFIVGDAGKVMNKSRPLSYNPFEKSHVHVGDPIVNVMLKEFSRLDGAFVISDSGKLVSAYRYLEPSAEGVDIPKGLGARHMAGGAITRDTNAIAIVLSESDGMVRAFKAGEIILEVDPEEY
- a CDS encoding mechanosensitive ion channel domain-containing protein codes for the protein MEIQTLVDEPVVIALAVLVLGLVVGYVVGRLNEELLRAAEVPEAVEGTPFERTAQSLGTSTVKIVARLSSWFIYGIALLTAIHIAQLLPTEAFWQTIWTFVPQVFVAVLVVLVGFVVADKAELAVSEYLRGVKLPEVSIIPRVVKYSVLFVAFLIALAQINVAVLPLLILLTVYTTGLVLIGAFAFKDFLVSSAVGIYLLLNQPYGIGDRVEIGDHAGIVQEVDLFVTKIESDSREHVIPNRVVFEDGFVRIRD
- a CDS encoding metal-dependent hydrolase, producing the protein MPSTVVHVGLAGLVGVALLADRFDTRAILFIMAATALLDLDTLLGIVVPGTHRAAFHNLWIVLVPALALYWDWKREKSVVRSRWGAYGYRVGWVTLVAVLFAHVLLDAFYNGVNLFWPVHDRFFDLSGKLLVTDQRGLVQTFIELESGGSGTTVSESTARGTTADTHYSTGFDPSRGSDPEPADVERIFPIASSGELFVVTLVGYMAVGYRVLESRYRCD
- a CDS encoding helix-turn-helix domain-containing protein, with the translated sequence MGGRGRGRGPKRELAEKIAGEITLSNDPGATLRKWRTDFDVSQTDLAGELEVSSSVISDYESGRRESPGIGVVRRLVEGLLEIDERRGGDRIRQYGRVLSAGFDSDVIYDLREYATTYPLEHVYETIEATEIAPGHSDRISGHTVINSIEAITRLSSEEFFRLYGQSTNRVLVFTGVTRGESPLVALRVVNPTPNAVVLHGLEPDDLWEHAADLARIDGYALSTSTLPLEELLERLAGLE